The stretch of DNA GAGAGTGGAGATTTAGAGTTAGTTTTAATAGATGGAAAGCATATATTAATTTATCGCAGACCGCTTATTACACCTGGTTTTGTTGGGTATGTAGAGGTAATTCGTGATTTAAAAACGTATGAACGACTAAGAGGTTTAATCTTTTTAGTTACCTTTTCGGCAGGAATGGGTGCAATCCTCCTTAGTGGATTAGGTGGAATGATTATCGCAAAACAGTTGTTACGACCAATAGCAGCGTTGACAGAAACGATGAAAAGAATAAAAATGCGCGGTCTAAAAGAACGGGTACCGTTAGATGCTAACCAAAAGGACGAAGTGGCAGACTTATCGCGAATGTTTAACGAAATGATGGATGACGTAGAATTATCTTTCCAAAAGCAAAAGCAATTCGTGGAAGATGCATCCCATGAATTACGAACACCAATCGCAATTTTAGAGGGGCACTTATCGCTATTAAATCGCTGGGGGAAAAAAGACCCTGAAGTGTTAGAGGAATCATTAAAAGCTTCCCAACAAGAAGTAGAGAGATTAAGAAAGCTAGTATTGGAACTTTTAGAGCTTACAAGGCTAGAATCGGATCAGTTTGAAATAGGTGAAGAGGAAATAGATCCTGTTACGGTTATCGAAAAGACAATTGCTAACTTTGAATTAGTTCATCCAGACTTTAAATTTGTGTTTCATAATTTAGTAAAAGATAAGAAAAACAATAGCCTTCGTGTTGCAGAGCGCCATTTAGAACAATTGCTCATGATTTTAATGGATAACGGCATTAAATATTCACAAGACAAAAAGTTGTTAGAGATTACAGCGGAAACGAACGAAATGTCGAAGGAATGGGTCTTTCGTATAAAGGATTATGGAATCGGAATACCGAAAGAAGATATTGAAAAAATATTTGATCGTTTTTATCGTGTAGATAAGGCAAGAAGTAGAGCAAAAGGTGGCCACGGTCTTGGACTATCCATCGCACAACGAATCGTCTCCCATTATAAAGGGAACATAAAAGCCGAAAGCAAAGAAGAACAATGGACAGAAGTAATCGTCACCATCCCAAACGTAATCTAACGAATGAATAATTCGTTGTTGCGTTTAAATAAGCAGAAGGCAGCCAATGCCCCATGTGGTAATAAAGTTTTGCACCATGGAGCTTGAAAAATAACTAACGGATAGTTTTTATATTAAGCTTAGACTGGCTTTATGAGTTTAGAACCGTAAGTGGAACGTAGCGGAAGACACTTGACTCCTGCGGGATGTAGAGGGAAGGTCGAGACCCCACAGGCGCAGCCGAGGAGGCTCGAATCCCTCCCCGCGGAAAGCAAGTGTCTGCAGCGAAGTGAAACGAACTAAATGAAAACCACTATCCTATTTCAAGGTAAACACATAAACTCTTATGTCCTTCAAACGCACCCAAATAGCATTTTTAATCAAAATCTCATTTTACTTTAAGGTTAATTTTAACTTAATAAGGTTAAATAATAGTATAGAGATGAAGATAAAAACAATTAGCACGATGAGGTGAGTTACAATGGGTTATTACGATGATCATATGAGATCAGAAAAGATGAAAAAAGAGCGAGGGGGAAGCGGCAAAATTTTTATAGCTGCTATCTCCGGTGGAATTGTTGGAGCGTTAATCGTCGTGGCGATGCTTCCA from Sutcliffiella cohnii encodes:
- a CDS encoding sensor histidine kinase is translated as MNGIKRFYGHLPIRWKLALWSSIVLFGLFATYNSLQYYVLNSWMMDQEERHIKEKMNEVQNFFADPSHLIDRNSIINSSRFLENIVEADELIRIMDRNGNLIVGVANNFSEEIIVSPIESGDLELVLIDGKHILIYRRPLITPGFVGYVEVIRDLKTYERLRGLIFLVTFSAGMGAILLSGLGGMIIAKQLLRPIAALTETMKRIKMRGLKERVPLDANQKDEVADLSRMFNEMMDDVELSFQKQKQFVEDASHELRTPIAILEGHLSLLNRWGKKDPEVLEESLKASQQEVERLRKLVLELLELTRLESDQFEIGEEEIDPVTVIEKTIANFELVHPDFKFVFHNLVKDKKNNSLRVAERHLEQLLMILMDNGIKYSQDKKLLEITAETNEMSKEWVFRIKDYGIGIPKEDIEKIFDRFYRVDKARSRAKGGHGLGLSIAQRIVSHYKGNIKAESKEEQWTEVIVTIPNVI